ACTAGGAAAGGGAAAATACCCATATATTAATATTGAACTTTTTTATTTTATCATAAATTGGCTTGTCATTAAATGTATGGTGCTCTTATTCATAAGTATTCTTTGATATACTATCTAAAAAACTAGTTAATTTTTTATATGATTCTAACATTTATACAATTATTGGATTTATCATTACAAACATTTATAGCACTAACTATTTTTTGGTTGCAAATTTTGTATTATTTAGTTTGGGGGTGTTTAATAAAATAACTTgttcaagtatatatatatatatatatatatatattgccaCAAATATGAAAGCCAATATTTTCTCATTATTTTACTAATTAACGTATGTCCTTGAAGTGTTATAATGTGTTTCTATGTATAACGTAAACGGTAGTATCAATATATTTACAAATCTATAGAACTTGGTTGCATGTTTGTAGTGTATTTGAAATTAGCAAATATCTTGGCAAAGATATCTGAGCACAAGGCTATCAAGATTTAGTGGAACTAAGTAGATAATTCTAATAGCGTCTGGGCGCTCCATCCTAGTTGCGGATGTTGTTTGGCACCATCGTCTTCCCGTCATGGACAAGCTAGGTAGCCATGGCCATGGCGTGTTTGGGCGTCATGGCATAGCACCTCCGGTGATGATGTCACATCGACCTCAATTGGTGGTGATCAAGACGGCATGTTTATACCTTGTTGAAGCATCGTTGTTGTAACCTTCGTCTCATTACCCTGGCTGCTCTGGGGGAACCAAGATTTGGGTCTCCAGATTGGACGATGGCAACGCACAACGCTGTTCTTCCTCCTCGGGCATCGTTTCTGGAGAAAATGCTAGATGGAGGGGCTCTGAGGTGGAGAGGCATGGTTCTTACTGCGTCGATGATGGTGGGTCTCGGCAGTGTGGTGCCACAGAGTCTTGACGAAGGAGCGTGTTGAGGTGCGCGTGCAGGGAGGAGGTGTCATTTGTCACCATGGCGGTGTCATCACCAGGATCGGCGTAGTTTATACGAATCTGAACCATGAATATTTCTTAGCAGTTTGATGGAGGTGACGACATTTGTAGCGTGTACATGGGGTGCTCACTGTGAGTCTGCTAAATCGGACGAGAGCTCTCGTTACACCTAGAGGTTGTCTCGGGGTTTGTGATATGTTATTGGTTCCTAGCCGATGGAGGGATTTCGTTGTTTTCCGGGCATCCTTGTTGACATGATCTTAACGCATCAGGTATGTAGGTGTTGTGTGGAGGCTTCTTGTTTTTTTATGTATGTTCTTTGTCTGTTTTTTTGTTAAATAAAATACTAAAAATATATGCATATTTTCGATGTTGacgccatgatacgtctccgacgtatcgataatttcttatgttccatgccacattattgatgttatctacatgttttatgcacactttatgtcatattcgtgcattttctggaactaacctattaacaagatgccgaagtgccgattctttgttttctgctgtttttggtttcagaaatcctagtaaggaaatattctcggaattggacgaaatcaaagcccaggggcctatttttccacggagcttccagaagaccgaagaacacacgaagtggggccacgaggtggcgacaccacgtggcggcgcggcccagggggggcccgcgccgccctatggtgtggccccctcgtctggcccccgactctgcccttccgcctacaaatagcctccgtgacgaaaaccccgatgcagagaaccacgatacggaaaaccttccagagacgccgccgccgccgatcccatctcgggggatccaggagatcgcctccggcaccctgccggagaggggaatcatctcccggaggactctacgccgccatggtcgcctccggtgtgatgtgtgagtagtctacccctggactatgggtccatagcagtagctagatggttgtcttctccccattgtgctatcattgtcggatcttgtgagctgcctaacatgatcaagatcatctatctgtaattctatatgttgcgtttgttgggatccgatgaatagagaatacttgttatgttgattatcaaagttatgcttatgtgttgtttatgatcttgcatgctctccgttactagtagatgctctggccaagtagatgcttgtaactccaagagggagtacttatgctcgatagtgggttcatgcccgcattgacaccgggacgatgtgagaaagttctaaggttgtgttgtgctgttgccactaggcaaAAAACATAGATGCTATGACTAAGGATGTAGTTGATGATTACATAACCCACCATAcaaaatgcaattgtctgttgcttgcaacttaataccggaggttcggatgataacctcgaaggtggactttttaggcatagatgcagttggatggcggtctatgtactttgtcgtaatgcccaattaaatctcactatactcatcatgatatgtatgtgcattgtcatgctctctttatttgtcaattgcccaactgtaatttgttcacccaacatgctgttcgtcttatgggagagacacctctagtgaactgtggaccccggtccaattctctttcttgaaatacaatctcttgccatctttgttctcttgttttctcgcaaacaatcatcttccacacaatacggttaactctttgttacagcaagccggtgagattgacaacctcactgtttcgttggggcaaagtactttggttgtgttgtgcaggttccacgttggcgccggaatccctggtgttgcgccgcactacatctcgccgccatcaaccttcaacgtgcttcttggctcctcctggttcgataaaccttggtttctttctgagggaaaacttgctgctgtgcgcatcataccttcctcttggggttgcccaacgaacgtgtgaaatacacgccatcaagctctttttctagcgccgttgccggggagatcaagacacgctgcaaggggagtctccacttctcaatctctttactttgtttttgtcttgctttattttatttactactttgtttgctgcactaaatcaaaatacaaaaaattagttgctagttttactttatttgttatcttgtttgctatatcgaaaatacaaaaaaattagtttacttgcatttaattatctagtttgctttattgtcttgcactctatattaaaaatacaaaaaaaattagttacttttgttaccatgtctagctctgaacctgttacttcttcacctgaagaattagtcttcacttttaaacaaggggatgaggagagttttaaggatgcttggtctagaattttttcttcttatcgtaaaactgaacctcaaatgactctaagtttgctccttagtaatttttattttggtcttatggttcgctatagatatgctttggatactttggtgggaggagatttccttcattgcaatggggatcaagcttttaatgccataaagaagttggttgcatcacatgattcagctaataactttgattcagtcctcactagcatatatagtagattaaataatctagagataagtacatctcgcttgaatgataactattgccacgttcgtaatcgtcttgaacaagttttagtgaactctaaactctcattgtgggatcctgctgttaaaattgttatcggtgatcgaaccctCCATGCCTActcgtgatattatgtatgaattttgccttatgcctgaaagtatttataaatctttgaaactttggggagttgaggaaggaggagaagaaataactctcattgataactctaccataactcctaaaggaatagctgcaggtgtgcatacaactattcgtggaagaacaatatccattgattatcttgttgttgaaacagaaaactcacactcggaagatccctgctgaaactattgggagcagtcattgatgtcggagaaggcactctgaaattcacctctataccgggagaaactcatatatttcctaaaccaaagggaaagaaaaacaacaagaaaggtaagggtaaagcccaaggtaaggttgatgcaccatctcttgataatacttgatacacactttctgcgcctagctgaaaggcgttaaagaaaagcgcttatgggagacaacccatgtttttacctacagtactttgtttttattttgtgtcttggaagttgtttactactgtagcaacctctccttatcttagttttgtgttttgttgtgccaagttaagccgttgatagaaaagtaagtactagatttggattactgcacagttccagatttctttgctgtcacgaatctgggtccacctccctgtaggtagctcagaaaattaagccaatttacgtgcatgatcctcagatatgtacgcaactttcattcaatttgagcattttcatttgagcaagtctggtgccattttaaaattcgtcaatacgaactgttctgttttgacagattctgccttttatttcgcattgcctctttcgctatgttggatgaatttctttgatccactaatgtccagtagcattatgcaatgtccagaagtgttaagaatgattgtgtcacctctgaatatgtcaatttataatgtgcactaaccctctaatgagttgtttcgagtttggtgtggaggaagttttcaaggatcaagagaggagtatgatgcaacatgatcaaggagagtgaaagctctaagcttggggatgcacccggtggttcacccctgcatatatcaagaagactcaagcgtctaagcttggggatgcccaaggcatccccttcttcatcgacaacattatcaggttcctcccctgaaactatatttttattccatcacatcttatgtgctttttcttggagcgtcggtttgtttttgtttttttgttttgtttgaataaaatggatcctagcattcactttatgggagagagacacgctccgctgtagcatatggacaagtatgtccttggtttctactcatagtattcatggcgaagtttctccttcgttaaattgttatatggttggaattggaaaatgatacatgtagtaattgctataaatgttttgggtaatgtgatacttggcaattgttgtgctcatgattaagctcttgcatcatatgctttgcacccattaatgaagaaatacatagagcatgctaaaatttggtttgcatatttggtttctctaaggtctagataatttctagtattgagtttgaacaacaaggaagacggtgtagagtcttataatgttttcaatatgtcttttatgtgagttttgctgcaccggttcatccttgtgtttgtttcaaataagccttgctagcctaaaccttgtatcgagagggaatacttctcatgcatccaaaatacttgagccaaccactatgccatttgtgtccaccatacctacctatgctacatggtattttccgccattccaaagtaaattgcttgagtgctacctttaaaattccatcattcacctatgcaatatatagctcatgggacaaatagcttaaaaactattgtggtattgaatatgtaattatgcactttatctcttattaagttgcttgttgtgcgataaccatgtttactggggacgccatcaactcattgttgaatttcatgtgagttgctatgcatgttcgtcttgtgcaagtaagggcgatctactccgagttgaatggtttgagcatgcatattgtgagagaagaacattgggccgctaactaaagccatgttccatggtggaagtttcagttttggacaaacatcctcaaatctctaatgagaaaagaattaattgttgttgaatgcttaaagcattaaaagaggagtccattatctgttgtctatgttgtcccggtatggatgtctaagttgagaataatcaaaagcgagaaatccaaatgcgagctttctccttagacctttgtacaggcggcatagaggtacccctttgtgatacttggttaaagcatatgtattgcggtgataatccaggtagtccaagctaattaggacaaggtgcgggcactattagtacactatgcatgaggcttgcaacttataagatataatttacatgatgcatatgctttattactaccgttgacaaaattgtttcatgttttcaaaatcaaagctctagcacaaatatagcaatcgatgcttttcctctatgaggaccattcttttactttcaatgttgagtcagttcacctatttctctccacctcaaagaagcaaacacttgtgtgaaccgtgcattgattcctacatacttgcttattgcacttattatattactctatgttgacaatatccatgagatatacatgttacaagttgaaagcaaccgctgaaacttaatcttcttttgtgttgcttcaatacctttactttgaattattgctttatgagttaactcttatgcaagacttattgatgcttgtcttgaagtgctattcatgaaaagtctttgctatatgattcacttgtttactcatgtcatacacattgttttgatcgctgcattcactacatatgctttacaaatagtatgatcaagattatgatggcatgtcactccgtaaattatccgtgttatcgttttacccgcttcgggacgagcagaactaagcttggggatgctgatacgtctccgacgtatcgataatttcttatgttccatgccacattattgatgttatctacatgttttatgcacactttatgtcatattcgtgcattttctggaactaacctattaacaagatgccgaagtgccgattcttttttctgctgtttttggtttcagaaatcctagtaaggaaatattctcggaattggacgaaatcaaagcccaggggcctatttttccacggagcttccagaagaccgaagaacacacgaagtggggccacgaggtggcgacaccacgtggcagcgcggcccccctgggccgcgccgccctatggtgtggccccctcgtctggcccccgactctgcccttccgcctacaaatagcctccgtgacgaaaaccccagtaccgagaaccacgatacggaaaaccttccagagacgccgccgccgccgatcccatctcggggatccaggagatcgcctccggcaccctgccgagaggggaatcatctccccggaggactctacgccgccatggtcgcctccggtgtgatgtgtgagtagtctacccctggactatgggtccatagcagtagctagatggttgtcttctccccattgtgctatcattgtcggatcttgtgagctgcctaacatgatcaagatcatctatctgtaattctatatgttgcgtttgttgggatccgatgaatagagaatacttgttatgttgattatcaaagttatgcttatgtgttgtttatgatcttgcatgctctccgttactagtagatgctctggccaagtagatgcttgtaactccaagagggagtacttatgctcgatagtgggttcatgcctgcattgacacctgggacagtgatagaaagttctaaggttgtgttgtgctgttgccactagggataaaacattgatgctatgtctaaggatgtagttgttgattacattacgcaccatacttaatgcaattgtctgttgcttgcaacttaatactggagggggttcggatgataacctgaaggtggactttttaggcatagatgcagttggatggcggtctatgtactttgtcgtaatgcccaattaaatctcactatactcatcatgatatgtatgtgcattgtcatgctctctttatttgtcaattgcccaactgtaatttgttcacccaacatgctgttcgtcttatgggagagacacctctagtgaactgtggaccccggtccaattctctttactgaaatacacccatcgcaatactttGTTCTcaagttttctgcaaacaatcatcttccacacaatacggttaactctttgttacagcaagccggtgagattgacaacctcactgcttcgttggggcaaagtactttggttgtgttgtgcaggttccacgttggcgccggaatccctggtgttgcgccgcactacatctcgccgccatcaaccttcaacgtgcttcttggctcctcctggttcgataaaccttggtttctttctgagggaaaacttgctgctgtgcgcatcataccttcctcttggggttgcccaacgaacgtgtgaaatacacgccatcacgccACGGGTCTCATCCtccattttttttaaaaatagaTAATTCTATAATATATGAACTTCCAACTAGGAGCCTACCCTTAAATCCCAGTTCAGAAAGTGTCAAACTAGTAAGTTTGTCCTCAAATACTCTCTTTCGATTTCGCATGCAACCTCCATCACAAAGTTTTaggcttttttttttgaaaagtcaaactAAGTAAAGTTTAACCAAACTTATAGAAAAATCTAccaacaaatatgatattttgtagataccatataaaaatatatttcattatctatctaatgttgtcattttgtattttgcatgttagtaAAAGGTTAGTCAAACttgatatagtttgactttctaaaaataatataagtctTAAGATTTGGGATCGAGGTAGTATCCCTCCTGGTTCTTGGTGATGAGTAATTAGGTATTATTGTTCATTTAACATCTAGTATGTGATATATGTTCTTATATTAAAGTATGCacttgttagtatgcatgaatatGTAGAATTCAAAATTTATAAGTTGCATTGTGTTTTATTTGTTATTTACATTGATTATATGTAAACATTAATGTGACATTATGTTTATAAGTTGCATTTTGTTTATTTGTTATTTAAGTTGATTATATGTAAAAAGTAATGTGACATTCCTAAACAATGCAACCAATTTTAGAAATGACATGCCTCTCTTAGCAAGCACTTACTCAAGCAAGTGCTAGTTCTAGAGTAGTCACTTCTTTTCCTCAACCGGAATCAACTTCTACTTGATACTGCACTTTTATTGGCTCTTTCTCTTGGCCATGCAAAAGAGTGAACTATTCATATGTACAATCCGCTTAAGAATGTATCACAACTTAAATAGGAGTGTTTTGCCCGGCTCAGACGGTATCTGTGCTATCTGGAGGTGTGGTTGACTTGCTAAGCTATTGACAGAGGAATCATCACACCCATCCCTCCTGGTGCTTCCTTATAGCAAACTCAGGTTTTAGACAAAACTTAACGAATAGATAAGAAACTAGAAACAAGCCCACCTGtgcaagagaaaaagaaaaaaaacgacCTCATACCAGAAAGGAGGAAAACCAGTTCAATTCAACCTAGCATGTGCAAGTGGAATCCCACCAAAATTCTACTTGTAGTTTATTTTAATATTTTTATTGGAAATTTATGATTAAGATTTGCATAAGAAATATCAAAACAAAATATAAGTGGGATATGGGCGAGACCCCACTTAGCCACCTTAAGCAGGATGGTGTCACTTATAGCTGGGCATGGCAGCCTGGCCGGCCTGAAATATCTTGGGCCAAGCCAGGCCAAGTCGGGCCAGGCTTGGGTCTAAATATTGAGCTCAAACATCGTGCTAGGCTAGGCTCAGGCTCGGAAAATACGTGATTTAGGCAAGAGTTGGGCCAAGCTTTTCCATGTTTCGGGCTAGGCTCATCCTGACAGCCGGGCTGGGATCGGTTCTACATTTTTAGCTTTAGGCTTTTATAAGCTCGGACCTCActcagtggcggatccgagattttTATCAAGCCTGGAGGCACTGCAAGCCCAGCTAAATTTTCATTAAAATATTCATCAAAATAGGCTGCGACGCTGGCTGGAAGCTTAGGCGCGTTAGAGATGGTTGGGATGACCTCCTGTAGCCTCACTGTTGGGCTATGATGCATTTAGTGGCCCCTCTCCACTTGCACAACACAAGTCAACACTCAAGGACAAGCAATGAGAATTTTTGAGATAAAAACATCGGCTCTTACTTCTGTACACGCCCAGCCGAAatgaaacaagaaacaaaaactaCAGTTTTGGTCACTCCCAACTCCCAAGGTGGGGTTTCTACTGTGCTGGCAGATACGGCCTACCGGAAAACATGTGGCGTGGCGATGAGCTAATCCTACGCGCTGATTACtcgtttgaagaaatgtttttttCGACTGGTTTGATGAAATGTTTGAAACTGGTGACAATGAAGTTACCACGACAGTTTATCACACTTATCTCGGAAGCATCGACCGCGCTAGCTACCCAGCGGCATCTTTACTTCCATGAATGCAGATCTCGGTGCAATTTAGTTTACTAGTTTCTATGAAATAGCTTGCTTTGCTTCGTGCTTAAACTGTCAAACATAGTACATTAGCACCGCAGCTGCTGTGTCAGCATTACTGACTATAGAGTTGTAGTATAATCAATCTCTGCCCCACTCTATGTATTACGGGAAATGTTTGCTCAGTTTTTGCTCCCCAGAAAGAAATTAAGAATTGCCATACAAAAAATGTTCTTTTATCTCACACTTAGAATCGCCTCTATCGATCCTCCAACAATTCCTAAGCCAGGCCACACTCCTTTGGGAAGCCATTGGGGAACCTCTTATGGTCAGTGCAGTAGTCGTAGATCATGTACTTGCTCTGCATCTCCTTCATCAGCTTCTGCTGCTTCATATGGTCGTTCAGCTCTTCTCCCTGCCCCGGGGTCATCCAGTCACCCCTGCCGCTGCTGCCGGAGCCGGAGACTGAAGGGTCCTGGCCGCAAGTCCACGAGCCGCCGGCGCTCGGCGTGCACCCAGAGGCAGTGTAGTTGGCAAAGTATGCCACGAACGGCGCCTGCGACCAGTCGGTCTTGATCCGGCCGCCCTGCGTCGCCCAGTCGTCGGCGTCCCACAGGCAGCCAAAGAGCCGCATCGGCTGGTACACCGGGAACGGCACCCCGTCCTCCCAGTGGTTCTTGAACTGCCGGATCGGTATGCCGTCCACCAGGATCCTGCAGAAACAGCCCCAGTGAATTCAGTAACGTGATATATGTGGAAGTTGAAATGATCAAAGGAGGCTCAATTACAGGATCTGATCTTTGTTCCAGAAGATGGAGTAGGTGTGGAAGGCGACGGTGGGGTCGAACCAGAGCCGGAACTGCACCTCCCTGCCTCCCTCGCCGGCGGCGAAGATGTTGGTGTGCAGGGTGTAGGGCTGGCCGGTGGCGTTGCCCAGGAACTCCAGGTCGATCTCGTCGTGCTTCTTCCAGTCCTTCTGGGAGATCAACTGCATGCAACCACACGGACACGGCAC
This region of Lolium perenne isolate Kyuss_39 chromosome 2, Kyuss_2.0, whole genome shotgun sequence genomic DNA includes:
- the LOC127321527 gene encoding xyloglucan endotransglucosylase protein 7, giving the protein MALPRAWHLLYTLSALVLMFAAGTTSPVAGGRMTDKLEILWGQTRLLNDRHGDQTIALTMDKAMGSAFGSKTAYLFARIDISIKLVPKNSAGTVTTIYLISQKDWKKHDEIDLEFLGNATGQPYTLHTNIFAAGEGGREVQFRLWFDPTVAFHTYSIFWNKDQILILVDGIPIRQFKNHWEDGVPFPVYQPMRLFGCLWDADDWATQGGRIKTDWSQAPFVAYFANYTASGCTPSAGGSWTCGQDPSVSGSGSSGRGDWMTPGQGEELNDHMKQQKLMKEMQSKYMIYDYCTDHKRFPNGFPKECGLA